The following proteins come from a genomic window of Streptococcus oralis:
- a CDS encoding DUF6110 family protein, translated as MLKEVLTVAKVAKKSSLFLGGVAFGTLGLKILASKEAKKGYSKALAKAYKLKDGLDASVSVVKQHGDDVLQDAKYLYEQEKKEEQLDSLIGE; from the coding sequence ATGTTAAAAGAAGTATTAACCGTTGCAAAAGTTGCGAAAAAATCATCACTCTTTTTGGGTGGTGTCGCATTTGGTACCCTTGGTTTGAAAATCTTGGCAAGTAAGGAAGCTAAAAAAGGTTATTCTAAAGCTTTGGCTAAGGCTTACAAGTTGAAAGACGGGCTAGATGCATCTGTTTCTGTTGTGAAACAACATGGAGACGATGTCTTGCAAGATGCCAAATATTTGTACGAGCAAGAGAAAAAAGAAGAGCAATTAGATAGCCTTATAGGAGAATAA
- a CDS encoding heavy metal translocating P-type ATPase → MSFKVLHRGYQHIRLSSSFSLTLDIQDYLRSLARDEKGIESIQFYMDQQHFTLRIKEGFSVLDNAEAFLKRIDKGKVSELMTLPIRREESAYSIVSGAAIKRVLFRSFVPYPIRYIWTCYQALGYIREAYQTLARKELTMEVLDCSAILLSLFMNQSKTASNIMFMLDLGNHLDQWSLKKTATDLEQSLLAKESDVFLVQGDTVVSIKSSDVQIGDVLVLSQGNEILFDGQVVSGLGMVNESSLTGESFPVEKRESDLVCANTVLETGELRIRVTDNQMNSRILQLIELMKKSEENKKTKQRYFIKMADKVVKYNFLGAGLTYLLTGSFSKAISFLLVDFSCALKISTPVAYLTAIKEGLNREMVIKDGDVLEKYLEVDTFLFDKTGTITTSYPIVEKVLPFGDYSEEDILRISACLEEHIYHPIANAIVKQAEIEGIEHEEMHGKLQYIASKGIKSHIDGQPVLIGNYVLMQDEQIHISSEQNALIEEYKSHYNLLFLAYQNELIGMFCIHTPLRKEAKAALEKLKAQGKKLILATGDTLVRTEELVKDLPFDQVYTDLKPDGKFELVEELQKAGHTILMVGDGLNDSAALTLSDIGVVMNESADISKQMSDILLLDNRLDFFQELDWLSSSLQTLIKKNIQDTVVVNSSLIGFGLFNWLSPSNLSILHNLTTLRIVLRSLSIKG, encoded by the coding sequence ATGTCTTTTAAAGTGCTACATAGAGGATACCAACATATCCGACTATCATCTTCTTTTTCACTCACCTTGGATATTCAAGACTATCTTCGTTCCTTGGCGAGAGATGAAAAGGGGATTGAGTCTATCCAGTTTTACATGGATCAACAGCACTTTACTCTACGCATAAAAGAAGGCTTTTCTGTATTAGATAATGCAGAAGCCTTTTTAAAAAGAATTGATAAAGGGAAAGTTTCTGAGTTGATGACTCTTCCCATTCGTAGAGAAGAGAGTGCTTATTCTATTGTTTCAGGTGCAGCGATTAAGCGTGTACTTTTTCGTAGTTTTGTGCCGTATCCTATTCGCTATATATGGACTTGTTATCAGGCTTTGGGTTATATTAGAGAAGCCTATCAAACACTAGCGCGTAAGGAACTAACGATGGAAGTCTTGGACTGTTCGGCGATTTTATTGTCCTTGTTTATGAACCAATCCAAGACAGCTAGCAATATCATGTTTATGCTTGATTTGGGGAATCATTTAGATCAGTGGTCTTTGAAAAAAACTGCAACAGATTTAGAACAAAGCCTTCTTGCAAAAGAGAGCGACGTATTCTTAGTACAGGGCGATACGGTTGTTAGTATCAAGAGTTCCGATGTTCAAATAGGAGATGTCTTGGTCCTATCTCAAGGAAATGAAATTCTGTTTGATGGACAAGTAGTTTCAGGTTTAGGTATGGTCAACGAAAGTTCCTTGACGGGAGAGAGTTTTCCAGTTGAAAAAAGAGAGTCTGATTTGGTTTGTGCAAATACAGTATTAGAAACTGGAGAGTTACGCATTCGTGTAACCGATAATCAGATGAACAGCCGGATTTTACAACTGATTGAGTTAATGAAGAAATCTGAAGAAAACAAGAAAACGAAACAACGCTATTTCATCAAGATGGCGGATAAGGTCGTCAAATATAATTTCTTGGGGGCTGGGCTAACTTACCTATTAACAGGTTCTTTTTCTAAGGCTATTTCTTTCCTATTAGTCGATTTCTCCTGCGCTTTGAAAATCTCTACTCCTGTAGCTTATTTGACAGCTATCAAGGAGGGGTTGAACCGTGAAATGGTGATTAAGGATGGGGATGTTCTGGAGAAATATCTGGAAGTTGATACTTTCTTGTTTGATAAGACGGGAACAATCACAACTAGTTATCCTATAGTTGAAAAGGTGTTACCTTTTGGGGACTATAGTGAGGAAGATATTCTCAGAATCAGTGCCTGTCTTGAGGAACACATTTATCATCCTATTGCTAATGCCATCGTCAAGCAAGCTGAGATAGAGGGAATTGAACATGAGGAAATGCATGGGAAACTCCAATATATTGCAAGCAAGGGGATCAAATCTCATATAGATGGCCAACCAGTTCTTATTGGGAATTATGTCTTGATGCAGGATGAGCAGATTCATATCAGTTCAGAACAAAATGCTTTAATTGAAGAGTACAAGAGTCACTACAATCTCTTATTCTTGGCTTATCAGAATGAATTGATTGGAATGTTCTGCATTCATACTCCTTTGAGAAAAGAAGCAAAAGCAGCCTTGGAGAAACTTAAGGCACAAGGGAAAAAATTGATTCTGGCAACAGGGGACACCTTGGTTAGGACAGAGGAATTAGTCAAAGATTTGCCCTTTGATCAGGTCTATACAGACTTGAAACCTGATGGGAAATTTGAGTTAGTAGAGGAACTGCAGAAAGCAGGTCACACGATTTTGATGGTTGGAGATGGATTGAATGACTCAGCGGCTCTAACCCTATCAGATATCGGTGTGGTGATGAATGAGAGTGCAGATATTTCTAAGCAGATGAGCGATATCTTATTGTTAGATAATCGTTTGGATTTCTTCCAAGAGTTGGATTGGCTATCATCATCTTTGCAAACACTCATCAAGAAGAATATTCAAGATACCGTTGTCGTAAATAGTAGTTTGATTGGCTTTGGCTTGTTTAATTGGCTCAGTCCTTCAAACCTCTCTATCCTACATAATCTAACAACCTTACGCATAGTCCTGCGTAGCCTGTCTATTAAGGGATAG
- the tyrS gene encoding tyrosine--tRNA ligase, which translates to MHIFDELKERGLIFQTTDEEALRKALEEGQVSYYTGYDPTADSLHLGHLVAILTSRRLQLAGHKPYALVGGATGLIGDPSFKDAERSLQTKDTVEGWVKSIQGQLSRFLDFENGENKAVMVNNYDWFGSISFIDFLRDVGKYFTVNYMMSKESVKKRIETGISYTEFAYQIMQGYDFYVLNQDYNVTLQIGGSDQWGNMTAGTELLRRKADKTGHVITVPLITDATGKKFGKSEGNAVWLNPEKTSPYEMYQFWMNVMDADAVRFLKIFTFLSLDEIEDIRKEFEAAPHERLAQKVLAREVVTLVHGEEAYKEALNITEQLFAGNIKNLSVKELKQGLRGVPNYQVKADENHNIVELLVSSGVVNSKRQAREDVQNGAIYVNGDRIQDLDYVLSDADKLENELTVIRRGKKKYFVLTY; encoded by the coding sequence ATGCACATTTTTGATGAGCTAAAAGAGCGTGGTTTGATTTTTCAAACGACTGATGAAGAAGCTTTGCGTAAAGCCCTAGAAGAAGGTCAAGTTTCTTATTATACTGGCTACGATCCAACTGCTGATAGCCTTCACCTCGGCCACCTTGTCGCAATCTTGACCAGTCGTCGCTTGCAGTTAGCAGGTCATAAACCATATGCGCTCGTTGGCGGTGCTACAGGTCTCATCGGAGATCCGTCCTTCAAAGATGCTGAGCGTAGTCTCCAAACAAAAGACACAGTAGAGGGCTGGGTCAAGTCTATCCAAGGGCAACTTTCTCGTTTTCTTGACTTTGAAAATGGTGAAAATAAGGCTGTCATGGTCAACAACTACGACTGGTTTGGCAGTATCAGCTTCATTGACTTCCTCCGTGACGTCGGAAAATACTTCACTGTCAACTACATGATGAGTAAGGAATCTGTGAAGAAACGGATCGAGACAGGGATTTCTTACACTGAGTTTGCCTACCAAATCATGCAAGGGTACGACTTCTATGTCCTTAACCAAGACTACAATGTTACTCTGCAAATCGGTGGTTCTGACCAGTGGGGAAATATGACAGCTGGTACCGAATTGCTTCGTCGTAAGGCTGACAAGACTGGTCACGTGATCACTGTTCCACTCATCACAGACGCAACTGGTAAGAAATTTGGTAAGTCAGAAGGAAACGCAGTTTGGCTTAACCCTGAAAAGACTTCTCCATACGAAATGTACCAATTCTGGATGAACGTGATGGATGCTGACGCTGTTCGCTTCTTGAAAATCTTTACCTTCTTGTCACTCGATGAGATTGAAGACATCCGCAAAGAGTTTGAAGCGGCTCCACACGAACGCTTGGCACAAAAGGTCCTCGCTCGTGAAGTCGTGACTCTTGTTCACGGAGAAGAAGCTTACAAAGAAGCCCTTAACATCACCGAGCAACTCTTTGCTGGAAACATCAAAAACCTTTCTGTCAAAGAACTCAAACAAGGACTTCGTGGAGTGCCAAACTACCAAGTAAAAGCAGACGAAAACCACAATATCGTGGAACTCCTCGTGTCATCTGGTGTGGTGAATTCAAAACGCCAAGCCCGTGAAGACGTCCAAAACGGAGCTATCTACGTCAACGGCGACCGTATCCAAGACCTTGACTATGTCTTGAGTGACGCAGATAAGTTAGAAAACGAACTCACTGTTATCCGCCGCGGGAAGAAGAAATACTTTGTGTTGACTTACTAA
- the pbp1b gene encoding penicillin-binding protein PBP1B — translation MKERINELKTKMLHFFQQLMQRIAKWKKRLAEKLANKKTGKKGTSSDKVGRAGSNFAKVLSGFKIVFNTLFILGFIGGLFGAGVAMGYGVALFDKAQVPQAEELVKQVKDIASISEITYSDGSTIASIEGDLLRTSVASDAISDNLKKAIVATEDEHFNEHKGVVPKAVIRATLGTFVGLGSSSGGSTLTQQVIKQQVVGDAPTLARKAKEIIDALALERAMGKDEILTTYLNIAPFGRNHKGQNIAGAQQAAEGIFGVNASDLTVPQAAFIAGLPQSPISYSPYESDGSMKSDEDMALGIKRAKDVLYNMYRTGALSQEDYDKYKDYDFKKDFLPSGSVSGTSRDYLYYATLAEATDRMYDYLVQRDNVSAQELKNESIQKSYRDLATKEIENGGYKITTTINKNVHAAMQNAVATYGYLLDDSTGQPEVGNALMDNQTGAILGFVGGRNYQENQNNHAIDTKRSPASTTKPILAYGIAIDQGLMGSASILSNYPTNFSNGNPIMYVNSPGTAMMTLGEALNYSWNIPAYWTYRTLREKGVDVKGYMEKMGYEIPEYGIESLPMGGGIEVTVAQHTNGYQTLANNGVYHKKHMISKIESTTGQVIYEYKSQPVQVYSKATATIMQSLLRDVISSRITTSFQNDLASINPGLARADWIGKTGTTNEDENMWLMLSTPRLTLGGWLGHDDNRPLAKGAGHYRNANYMAHLVNAIQQAEPGIWGNDRFNLDPSVTKSQVLKSTGEKAGKVTINGKEVTVSGSTVTSYWATKEGAPVTTYRFAIGGSDADYQNAWKSILGSLPTLPTPTLPSSSGSSETSSSTRSNQSNR, via the coding sequence ATGAAAGAAAGAATTAATGAATTAAAAACAAAAATGCTGCATTTTTTCCAGCAGCTAATGCAACGAATTGCAAAATGGAAGAAAAGACTAGCAGAAAAACTGGCTAATAAGAAAACCGGTAAAAAGGGGACCTCTTCTGACAAAGTTGGAAGGGCAGGATCTAATTTTGCTAAGGTTTTGAGTGGGTTTAAAATAGTCTTTAACACTCTCTTTATCTTAGGTTTTATCGGTGGACTGTTTGGCGCTGGTGTAGCTATGGGTTATGGAGTCGCTCTATTTGACAAGGCTCAGGTGCCTCAAGCAGAAGAGTTGGTCAAGCAAGTGAAGGATATTGCCTCTATCTCAGAAATCACTTATTCTGACGGCAGTACCATTGCCTCGATCGAGGGTGATTTGTTGCGCACTTCAGTCGCTTCAGATGCTATCTCAGATAACCTTAAGAAAGCCATTGTTGCGACAGAGGACGAGCATTTCAATGAGCACAAGGGAGTTGTGCCTAAGGCCGTTATTCGTGCGACCTTGGGAACCTTTGTCGGTCTAGGCTCGTCTAGTGGTGGTTCGACCTTGACCCAGCAGGTCATCAAGCAACAAGTAGTGGGGGATGCTCCAACTCTAGCTCGTAAGGCTAAAGAGATTATTGATGCTCTTGCTTTAGAAAGGGCCATGGGTAAGGATGAGATTTTGACAACCTACCTTAACATAGCTCCTTTTGGTCGCAATCATAAAGGCCAAAATATTGCAGGTGCCCAGCAGGCTGCAGAAGGAATCTTTGGTGTCAATGCTTCGGATTTAACGGTCCCTCAAGCTGCCTTTATCGCAGGATTGCCACAGAGTCCAATCAGTTATTCTCCTTATGAATCTGATGGTAGCATGAAGAGTGATGAGGACATGGCTTTGGGAATTAAGCGTGCCAAGGATGTCCTCTACAATATGTACCGAACAGGGGCTCTAAGTCAGGAAGACTACGATAAGTACAAAGATTATGACTTTAAGAAAGACTTCCTACCATCAGGTAGTGTTAGTGGTACTTCGCGTGACTATCTCTACTATGCAACCTTGGCAGAAGCAACTGATCGTATGTATGACTACCTCGTCCAACGAGATAATGTTTCTGCGCAAGAATTAAAGAATGAGTCCATTCAGAAATCCTATCGTGATTTAGCCACTAAGGAAATTGAAAATGGTGGATATAAGATTACGACAACTATCAATAAAAATGTTCATGCTGCGATGCAAAATGCGGTTGCGACCTACGGCTATCTGCTAGATGATTCGACAGGCCAGCCTGAGGTGGGGAATGCCCTCATGGACAACCAAACGGGAGCCATTCTTGGCTTTGTTGGTGGCCGTAATTATCAAGAAAATCAGAACAATCACGCTATCGATACCAAACGTTCTCCAGCTTCAACCACTAAGCCTATACTGGCCTATGGTATCGCGATTGACCAAGGTTTGATGGGAAGTGCAAGTATCTTATCAAACTATCCGACAAACTTTTCAAACGGCAATCCCATCATGTATGTCAATAGTCCTGGTACAGCGATGATGACCTTGGGAGAAGCCCTGAACTATTCATGGAACATTCCAGCCTACTGGACTTATCGTACGCTTCGAGAGAAGGGTGTCGATGTCAAGGGCTATATGGAAAAAATGGGTTATGAAATCCCAGAATATGGCATTGAAAGTTTACCGATGGGTGGAGGAATTGAGGTTACAGTTGCCCAGCATACCAACGGTTATCAGACCTTGGCTAATAATGGGGTCTACCACAAGAAGCATATGATTTCCAAGATTGAATCGACGACGGGTCAAGTGATTTATGAGTATAAAAGTCAACCTGTCCAAGTCTATTCAAAAGCGACAGCGACCATCATGCAAAGTCTACTTCGTGATGTCATTTCATCTCGGATTACTACTAGCTTCCAGAATGACCTGGCTTCTATCAATCCAGGCCTAGCTCGTGCTGACTGGATCGGAAAGACTGGTACGACCAATGAAGATGAAAATATGTGGCTCATGCTTTCTACGCCACGCTTGACTCTAGGGGGCTGGTTAGGTCACGATGACAACCGACCGCTAGCCAAAGGAGCAGGCCACTACCGCAATGCCAACTATATGGCCCACTTGGTCAATGCTATCCAGCAAGCCGAACCTGGCATATGGGGAAATGATCGCTTTAATCTTGATCCAAGTGTAACAAAATCTCAAGTCCTCAAATCGACAGGGGAGAAAGCTGGCAAGGTCACAATCAATGGCAAAGAAGTCACCGTTTCAGGTTCTACAGTAACGAGCTATTGGGCTACTAAAGAAGGGGCGCCAGTAACCACTTACCGCTTTGCTATTGGAGGAAGCGATGCCGATTATCAAAATGCTTGGAAGAGCATTTTAGGAAGTTTACCCACTCTTCCTACCCCAACTCTCCCAAGTTCAAGTGGTAGTTCGGAAACAAGCTCATCAACTCGCTCAAATCAATCAAATCGATAG
- a CDS encoding DMT family transporter, translated as MNKYQKKIFKGTLYSLLSGLIWGICGILGEYFFAHYQVSSGWITSMRLLLAGSLVLFLSAFQLRFQLLDIWRNKKNYLPFLAYAILGIFSVQFFFYLCVEYSNATTATILQFISPVFILFYNRIVYQKKASVTAIFYVLIAMLGVFLMATKGDLSKLSMTPLALVTGLLSAVGVMFNVILPQRFARDYGFVPTVGWGMLLAGVFSNFLYPVHQITFQLDVTSLLICFTIAVFGTAFAFFLSMKAVLLVSPLVVSVVSASEPLSSALLSVLFLGMVLDGFLALAMILIIVPMVFLSIEETKER; from the coding sequence ATGAATAAGTATCAAAAGAAGATTTTTAAGGGAACTCTATATTCACTGTTGTCAGGTCTAATCTGGGGGATTTGTGGCATTTTAGGAGAATATTTTTTCGCTCATTATCAGGTGTCGTCTGGCTGGATCACTTCCATGCGCTTGCTTTTGGCGGGTAGCTTGGTCTTGTTTTTATCTGCCTTTCAGTTGCGCTTTCAATTATTGGACATTTGGCGAAATAAGAAAAATTATCTGCCTTTTTTAGCCTACGCTATTCTGGGGATTTTTTCTGTGCAGTTTTTCTTCTATCTCTGCGTTGAATATTCCAATGCGACGACAGCAACCATTTTGCAATTTATCAGTCCCGTTTTTATCTTGTTTTATAATCGTATCGTCTATCAAAAGAAGGCTTCCGTCACAGCCATTTTCTATGTTTTGATTGCCATGCTAGGTGTTTTTTTGATGGCTACAAAAGGGGATTTATCCAAGCTATCAATGACACCTCTGGCTTTGGTGACAGGGCTACTCAGTGCTGTAGGGGTCATGTTCAACGTTATCCTGCCTCAGCGTTTTGCACGTGATTATGGTTTTGTGCCAACCGTTGGTTGGGGGATGTTGCTAGCAGGTGTTTTTAGCAATTTTCTTTATCCTGTTCATCAGATTACCTTTCAACTTGATGTGACGAGCCTTTTGATTTGTTTTACTATTGCTGTGTTTGGAACGGCTTTTGCTTTTTTCCTTTCGATGAAGGCTGTGCTACTCGTCTCACCATTAGTTGTGTCAGTTGTGAGTGCCAGTGAACCTTTATCTTCCGCATTGTTAAGTGTGCTATTTCTAGGTATGGTTTTGGATGGTTTTCTAGCTTTGGCTATGATTTTGATTATCGTTCCGATGGTTTTCTTATCAATTGAGGAAACGAAGGAAAGGTAA
- the dapD gene encoding 2,3,4,5-tetrahydropyridine-2,6-dicarboxylate N-acetyltransferase — protein sequence MTATKMNAQEIIQFIANAEKKTSVKVTFEGRLATAVPSSVVKLGNVLFGDWKDVAPLLDGLVENQDYVVEQDARNSAVPLLDKRAINARIEPGAIIRDQVEIGDNAVIMMGAVINIGAEIGAGTMIDMGAILGGRAIVGENSHVGAGAVLAGVIEPASAEPVRVGDNVLIGANAVVIEGVQIGSGSVVAAGAIVTQDVPENVVVAGVPARIIKEIDAQTQQKTALEDALRTL from the coding sequence ATGACTGCCACAAAAATGAATGCTCAAGAAATTATCCAATTTATCGCCAATGCCGAAAAGAAAACCAGTGTTAAAGTGACCTTTGAAGGACGACTCGCAACTGCTGTACCAAGCTCTGTTGTCAAATTAGGGAATGTCCTATTTGGAGACTGGAAGGACGTGGCTCCGCTTCTAGATGGTTTGGTAGAAAATCAAGACTATGTTGTTGAGCAAGATGCTCGTAATTCTGCAGTTCCTTTGCTAGACAAACGTGCTATCAATGCTCGTATCGAGCCAGGTGCTATTATCCGTGATCAGGTTGAAATTGGTGACAATGCTGTTATCATGATGGGAGCCGTTATCAATATCGGTGCTGAAATTGGTGCAGGAACCATGATTGACATGGGGGCTATCCTTGGTGGCCGTGCCATCGTTGGGGAAAATAGTCACGTTGGTGCAGGTGCAGTTCTTGCAGGTGTGATTGAGCCAGCGAGCGCTGAACCAGTCCGTGTTGGAGATAATGTTCTTATCGGCGCTAATGCAGTGGTCATCGAAGGAGTTCAAATCGGGAGTGGTTCAGTTGTGGCGGCAGGAGCTATTGTTACACAAGATGTCCCAGAAAACGTGGTGGTAGCAGGTGTTCCAGCTCGTATTATCAAGGAGATTGATGCCCAAACCCAACAAAAAACAGCGCTAGAGGATGCGCTTCGTACCTTGTAA
- a CDS encoding N-acetyldiaminopimelate deacetylase, with protein sequence MLDLIQTRRDLHQIPEIGLEEFKTQAYLLEVIEKLTAGKNFVQVRTWQTGILVYLQGSQPERTIGWRTDIDGLPIVEQTGLPFASQHQGRMHACGHDFHMTIALGCLERALEEQPKNNLLFLFQPAEENEAGGMLMYEDGAFGNWLPDQFYGLHVRPDLKVGQIATNTHTLFAGTCEVKVRFKGKGGHAAFPHEANDALVAASYFVTQVQSVVSRNVNPIDGAVVTFGVFQAGTTNNVITDTAFLHGTIRALTQDMSLLVQKRVKTVAEGVAAAFDMEVEVELKQGGYLPVENNPALARELMDFFEEKDGIELIDIEPAMTGEDFGYLLSKVDGVMFWLGIDSPYALHHPQMSPKEEALAIGVDAVSSFLKKKAAE encoded by the coding sequence ATGTTAGATTTGATTCAGACTAGACGGGATTTGCACCAGATTCCTGAAATTGGCTTGGAGGAGTTCAAAACTCAGGCATATTTGCTGGAAGTGATTGAGAAATTGACTGCGGGTAAGAATTTTGTCCAAGTTCGTACTTGGCAGACAGGGATTTTGGTCTATTTGCAGGGAAGTCAGCCAGAGCGAACCATTGGCTGGCGGACAGATATTGATGGCCTGCCGATCGTCGAACAAACAGGACTGCCTTTCGCTTCTCAACACCAAGGTCGCATGCATGCTTGTGGCCATGATTTTCATATGACCATTGCCTTAGGCTGTCTCGAGCGCGCCCTGGAGGAACAACCCAAGAATAATTTGCTCTTCCTATTTCAGCCTGCTGAAGAAAATGAAGCTGGTGGGATGCTCATGTATGAGGATGGTGCTTTTGGAAATTGGTTGCCAGACCAATTTTATGGTCTCCATGTTCGTCCGGATCTGAAGGTCGGACAGATTGCGACCAACACTCATACACTCTTTGCAGGGACTTGTGAGGTGAAGGTTCGTTTCAAAGGAAAAGGAGGACACGCAGCTTTTCCGCATGAAGCCAATGACGCCTTGGTGGCTGCTAGTTACTTTGTAACCCAAGTACAGTCAGTTGTCAGCCGCAATGTTAATCCCATCGATGGAGCGGTGGTGACCTTTGGCGTTTTTCAAGCTGGAACAACCAACAATGTCATTACAGACACAGCATTTTTACACGGAACCATTCGCGCCTTGACTCAGGACATGAGCCTCTTGGTACAAAAAAGAGTCAAGACAGTCGCAGAAGGGGTTGCAGCAGCCTTTGATATGGAAGTCGAAGTAGAACTCAAGCAAGGAGGCTACCTACCTGTTGAGAACAATCCAGCCTTGGCGCGTGAACTGATGGACTTTTTTGAAGAGAAAGACGGAATCGAGTTGATTGATATCGAGCCTGCTATGACTGGTGAGGACTTTGGTTATCTCCTTTCGAAGGTAGATGGAGTTATGTTCTGGCTAGGTATCGATAGTCCCTACGCCCTTCATCACCCTCAGATGAGTCCTAAGGAAGAAGCCTTAGCCATTGGGGTAGATGCGGTCTCTAGTTTCTTGAAAAAGAAGGCAGCAGAGTAG
- a CDS encoding 5-formyltetrahydrofolate cyclo-ligase, translating to MKAELRKKILQEMKTLSQEQKQAMDRVLTEGFLQHPFYQEAKTIATYLSFPHEFQTQELIEQALKDGKKVLIPKTYPKGRMEFVVYHPQQLAKTSFGLLEPQGDLEVVEPSQIDLIHVPGLAFTTEGYRIGYGGGYYDRYLEHFAGHTMSTIYPCQVQEFNSENHDIPVQEVLIDEGNL from the coding sequence ATGAAAGCTGAACTACGCAAGAAAATTTTGCAAGAAATGAAGACTTTATCTCAGGAGCAAAAACAGGCTATGGATCGAGTTTTAACTGAGGGTTTCTTACAACACCCTTTTTACCAAGAAGCCAAGACCATCGCAACCTATCTCTCCTTCCCTCATGAATTTCAAACGCAGGAACTGATTGAGCAGGCGCTGAAGGACGGCAAGAAGGTTTTGATACCCAAAACCTATCCCAAGGGGCGCATGGAGTTTGTGGTCTATCATCCGCAGCAGTTGGCAAAAACTTCCTTTGGTTTACTGGAACCGCAAGGAGACTTGGAAGTGGTGGAACCGTCTCAGATTGATTTAATTCATGTTCCGGGCTTGGCTTTTACAACAGAGGGCTATCGGATTGGATATGGTGGAGGATACTACGACCGCTATCTAGAACATTTTGCTGGGCATACCATGAGTACAATCTATCCTTGTCAAGTTCAGGAGTTTAACTCGGAAAACCATGATATTCCCGTCCAGGAGGTGCTAATAGATGAAGGAAATCTTTGA
- a CDS encoding rhomboid family intramembrane serine protease, translating into MKEIFDKRYPVTSFFLLVTALVFLLMLVLTGLNFERADTLLQFGAMYGPIIRLFPEQIWRLFSAIFVHIGWEHFIVNMISLYFLGRQVEEIFGSKQFFFLYLLSGMMGNLFVFAFTPKVVAAGASTSLYGLFAAIIVLRYATRNPYIQQLGQSYLTLFVINIIGSVLIPGISLAGHIGGAVGGAFLAVIFPVKWERRMYSTSQRIGATVLFIALAVFLCYKGMSYV; encoded by the coding sequence ATGAAGGAAATCTTTGATAAACGTTATCCTGTGACTAGCTTCTTCCTCCTAGTAACAGCATTGGTATTTCTCTTGATGTTGGTTCTTACAGGTTTAAATTTTGAACGAGCAGATACCCTGCTTCAGTTTGGAGCCATGTATGGACCGATCATTCGCCTGTTCCCTGAGCAGATATGGCGCCTTTTTTCGGCTATATTTGTGCATATTGGATGGGAGCATTTCATTGTCAATATGATTTCGCTCTACTTTCTTGGACGACAGGTGGAGGAGATTTTCGGTTCTAAGCAGTTCTTCTTTCTCTATCTCTTATCTGGAATGATGGGTAATCTCTTTGTGTTTGCTTTCACACCGAAAGTTGTCGCTGCTGGGGCATCCACTTCCCTATACGGGCTATTTGCTGCGATTATCGTCTTGCGTTACGCAACTCGCAACCCCTATATTCAGCAGTTGGGGCAATCCTACCTGACGCTTTTCGTGATAAATATCATTGGAAGTGTTCTAATTCCAGGAATCAGCCTAGCTGGGCATATTGGTGGGGCAGTAGGCGGTGCCTTTCTAGCAGTCATCTTCCCAGTCAAATGGGAGAGAAGGATGTACAGTACTAGCCAGCGAATCGGAGCAACGGTACTTTTTATTGCACTAGCTGTTTTCCTTTGCTATAAGGGAATGAGCTATGTGTAG